The segment GCGGGAGGTCTGGCTGGCCGACCCGCGCATCAGCCGCGACCACACCTTCGTCTATCCCGACAATCGCGGGTTCTCGGGCAAGTGTTTGCCGAAGGATGTGAGCGCGATCCTACGCTCGTCGGCGGAGCACGGCTTCGCGCCGCCGCTGCTGGAAAGCGTCATGGACATTAACGAGGCCTACCGCGCCGCCGACCCGACGTACGCGCCGTACCGGCGAAAGGGAAAGCGCCATGGCCGGTCCTGACCCGGGCGCGATTCACCTCTCGGTCGTCGCGCCGGCCTACAACGAGGCCGACAACCTCGAACCCCTCGTCCGCGAAATCACCGAGGCCGTCGCGCCCCTCGGGAAGCGGTACGAAATCATCCTTGTGGACGACGGGAGCACGGACGGCTCGCCCGAGGTTCTGCGGTCGCTGATGCGCGAGGTCCCCGCGCTGCGGGTCCTGGGTCTCGAAGAGAACTCCGGCCAGACGGCCGCCCTCGACGCCGGTCTCCGCGCTGCACGCGGAACCTTCGTCGCGACCCTCGACGCCGACCGACAGAACGACCCCGCGGAGATCCCACGATTGCTCGCGATGCTCGAAGCGGACGAATGCGACATGGCCACAGGCTGGCGCGCCCGGCGGAATGATCCCTGGCTGCGGCGCGTCTCGACGAAGATCGCCAACGGCGTCCGCAACCGGCTCACCCGCGAGAAGATTCACGACTCGGCCTGCGGCCTGAAGGTCCTGCGCCGGGAGTGCATCACCGGCCTCAAACTCTTCAACGGCATGCACCGGTTCCTGCCGACGCTCGTCAAACTCGAGGGCTGGCGCGTCGTCGAGGTGCCGGTCCATCATCGGCCGCGCGCCGCCGGCACCGCCAAGTACGGCGTGTGGAACCGTGTGTTCAGGGCCCTGCGCGATTGTCTGGCCGTCCGATGGATGCAGCGACGCATGATCCGGTACCGCGTCACGGAATGGGAGCGCGACGATGACAATATGGCAGGATTTGGTCACAAAACTTGACTTCTGGGCCGCCTTCGGATTGGTCGCCCAACTCGCCTTCACCGCTCGCTTCGTCGTCCAGTGGATCACCTCCGAGCGCGCCGGAAAAAGCATCATCCCGCTCGGCTTCTGGTACTTCAGCCTCGTCGGCAGCACGGGCCTTCTGGTTTACGCCATCGTTCGCGCCGACCCTATCTTCATCCTCGGCCAATCGCTCGGCAGCATCATCTACCTGCGGAACCTGATGTTGATTTACCGCGAGCGGCGCTCCGTCCCCCCGCTCGAGAAGACCGGATCATGACTCCCGCGCTGACGCCGCGCGAACTGCGCCCGGACAAACGCCTCATCCTCTTTGTCGCCGCCCTCGCCGCCATCGCGGGCAAGGGCGTCATCGCCTACCTGCCGTCCGACAGGGACGAGCGACCCCTAGCCGAGGCTGTCCTGGAGAACGCGACTCCCGACACGTGTATCCTGGTGCTCGATCGGCCGGCGAAATACGGGTTGGAGTTCTATCTGGACGGCCGGCTCGAGTTCGCCACGATGC is part of the Planctomycetota bacterium genome and harbors:
- a CDS encoding glycosyltransferase family 2 protein; its protein translation is MAGPDPGAIHLSVVAPAYNEADNLEPLVREITEAVAPLGKRYEIILVDDGSTDGSPEVLRSLMREVPALRVLGLEENSGQTAALDAGLRAARGTFVATLDADRQNDPAEIPRLLAMLEADECDMATGWRARRNDPWLRRVSTKIANGVRNRLTREKIHDSACGLKVLRRECITGLKLFNGMHRFLPTLVKLEGWRVVEVPVHHRPRAAGTAKYGVWNRVFRALRDCLAVRWMQRRMIRYRVTEWERDDDNMAGFGHKT
- a CDS encoding lipid-A-disaccharide synthase N-terminal domain-containing protein, with protein sequence MTIWQDLVTKLDFWAAFGLVAQLAFTARFVVQWITSERAGKSIIPLGFWYFSLVGSTGLLVYAIVRADPIFILGQSLGSIIYLRNLMLIYRERRSVPPLEKTGS